One window of the Homoserinimonas aerilata genome contains the following:
- a CDS encoding O-antigen ligase family protein, with the protein MSTQRATRRRLDRDGGAPRREIDAVGMLTVYLVLLLAIPSGVTIGLLGTLGRPSLIWGLVLLAWWVISRLQARESELRPVSQPVSFAFMAFFVLVLVSFAAAMLRGQPDDQVSPALTALIRLLSWAGVLLVAVDGIRTLGDLTTMARRIGIGAGLLATLGLLQFVTGQALVDFFGTIPGLSLAGGLGERAGVVRSSGTAIHPLEYATALNAALPLVIAAAISRGFQAPHSRGGLRWWLPVALISVSSMVAVSRSAIIGFAVAVVSMIPALSPRSRIVAIGVGGVLGVAVFAAVPGLLTTTVGLFAGAADDPSTQSRTSGLARVPEFMSTSPVIGSGFGLFLPRYYIFDNQWVLIAIELGVLGVIAFAGFFAAAIGSALRAKRASEPQLRLLAHALAASIINVAVLFAFFDGLSFPIAGGMLFLLAGLCGSVRRITWESHPPAGPHMQAPPHASPTTRKGAAQ; encoded by the coding sequence GTGTCGACCCAGCGAGCAACCCGCCGCCGCCTCGATCGTGACGGTGGCGCACCGCGGCGTGAGATCGATGCGGTCGGCATGCTCACGGTCTACCTGGTGCTGCTTCTCGCGATTCCGTCGGGGGTCACCATCGGTCTGCTCGGCACGCTCGGCCGCCCGTCCCTGATCTGGGGTCTGGTGCTCCTCGCCTGGTGGGTGATCTCCCGCCTGCAGGCGCGAGAGTCGGAGCTGCGGCCCGTGTCGCAGCCGGTGAGCTTCGCGTTCATGGCGTTCTTCGTGCTCGTGCTGGTGAGTTTCGCGGCAGCCATGCTGCGCGGCCAGCCCGACGATCAGGTGAGCCCGGCACTCACGGCGCTCATCCGGCTGCTGTCGTGGGCCGGCGTGCTGCTGGTCGCGGTCGACGGCATCCGCACTCTGGGCGACCTCACCACGATGGCGCGACGCATCGGCATCGGCGCGGGGCTGCTCGCCACGCTCGGCCTGCTTCAGTTCGTGACCGGGCAGGCTCTCGTCGACTTCTTCGGCACGATTCCGGGGCTCTCGCTCGCGGGCGGGCTCGGCGAGCGCGCCGGCGTCGTGCGCTCCTCGGGCACCGCCATCCACCCGCTCGAATACGCGACCGCGCTGAACGCGGCGCTCCCGCTCGTGATCGCCGCCGCCATCTCGCGCGGATTCCAGGCGCCGCACAGTCGCGGAGGGCTGCGCTGGTGGCTGCCCGTCGCCCTCATCTCCGTGTCGTCGATGGTGGCCGTCTCCCGCTCCGCCATCATCGGATTCGCGGTGGCCGTGGTGTCGATGATCCCGGCGCTCTCCCCCCGCTCCCGCATCGTCGCGATCGGCGTCGGCGGGGTGCTCGGTGTCGCCGTCTTCGCGGCCGTGCCCGGCCTGCTGACCACCACCGTCGGCCTGTTCGCCGGCGCCGCAGACGACCCGAGCACACAGTCGCGCACGAGCGGCCTGGCGCGTGTGCCCGAATTCATGTCGACATCCCCTGTGATCGGTTCCGGCTTCGGTCTCTTCCTGCCGCGGTACTACATCTTCGACAACCAGTGGGTGCTCATCGCCATCGAGCTGGGCGTGCTCGGCGTCATCGCATTCGCCGGTTTCTTCGCCGCCGCCATCGGCAGCGCTCTCCGGGCGAAGCGGGCATCCGAACCGCAGTTGCGGCTCCTTGCGCATGCGCTTGCCGCGTCGATCATCAATGTGGCCGTTCTGTTCGCGTTCTTCGACGGGCTCTCGTTCCCGATCGCGGGCGGCATGCTGTTTCTGCTTGCCGGGCTGTGCGGGAGCGTTCGCCGCATCACCTGGGAGAGTCATCCGCCCGCAGGCCCCCACATGCAAGCGCCACCACACGCAAGCCCCACCACACGCAAGGGAGCCGCACAGTGA